A region of Ferruginibacter albus DNA encodes the following proteins:
- a CDS encoding PorP/SprF family type IX secretion system membrane protein: MKQFFRNPLYYLLLLTLFSTAASAQDIHFSQFFETPLLRNPALAGIFSGDMRLQAVYRTQWQSVTVPYQTTSVNGEFKLPIGKGYDFITIGGQVLYDKAGTIALTTTQVLPTINYHKSLSDYKNMYLSMGFMGGIVQRSLDRSKVTTNSQFDGNNYNPGLSDGENFAQTSYSYFDGTAGVSFNSQVGDDEKSNMYLGIAYHHFTKPRGISFYEDPNIQLTPKWVYSAGLRLGTSDDSYVTFQGDYSQQGPYTETIAGAMLTKNLDEEETPKYAISGGLYMRWKDAIIPVGKLDMNPLSVSVSYDINTSQLTSASSGRGGLELALTYQKYFENNSSKDAVRCPRF, translated from the coding sequence ATGAAACAATTTTTTCGTAACCCTCTGTATTACCTGCTATTGCTGACTTTGTTCAGTACAGCAGCTTCAGCACAGGACATTCACTTTTCTCAATTTTTCGAAACGCCATTATTACGTAATCCCGCTTTGGCTGGTATATTCTCAGGCGATATGCGCCTGCAGGCTGTATATCGTACACAGTGGCAAAGCGTAACTGTTCCTTATCAAACAACTTCGGTAAATGGTGAATTTAAATTACCTATCGGTAAAGGATACGATTTCATTACCATTGGTGGACAAGTATTATACGATAAAGCCGGAACAATAGCCTTAACTACTACTCAGGTATTACCAACTATCAATTATCATAAGTCGTTAAGCGATTATAAGAATATGTACCTATCGATGGGTTTTATGGGAGGTATTGTGCAACGCAGTCTTGATCGCAGCAAAGTAACTACCAACAGCCAGTTTGATGGTAATAATTATAACCCCGGCTTATCAGACGGAGAAAATTTTGCTCAAACTTCGTACAGCTATTTTGATGGAACAGCCGGTGTTAGCTTTAACTCACAGGTAGGTGACGATGAAAAAAGCAACATGTACTTAGGCATCGCTTATCATCACTTTACTAAACCAAGAGGCATCTCTTTTTATGAAGATCCAAATATTCAATTAACTCCTAAATGGGTGTATTCAGCAGGCTTACGCTTAGGTACTTCTGATGATTCGTATGTTACTTTCCAGGGAGATTATTCACAGCAAGGACCTTATACTGAAACAATAGCAGGCGCTATGCTGACTAAAAATTTAGATGAAGAAGAAACACCTAAATACGCTATCAGCGGTGGTTTGTATATGAGGTGGAAAGACGCTATCATTCCTGTAGGAAAATTAGATATGAATCCACTGTCTGTATCTGTTAGTTATGATATCAATACCTCACAATTAACATCAGCCAGTAGCGGAAGAGGTGGTTTAGAATTAGCATTGACTTATCAAAAATATTTTGAAAACAATTCCAGCAAGGAC